AACATATTATTATATATTCAGTTAGTACTATAACATTTATAGAAATTTTAATCAAATCTTTTATATCAGAAATATGAATTAGAGAGTTTAAAGTAGGAGGTAAGAGAATGGTTTCAGTGGATGAATATATAATTGTAAGCTCTAACTACATACCCGGATATGAAATTACAGAGACTAAAGGATTCGTATACGGCCTCACAGTCCGTAGTAGAGGAGTGGGTGGGCAGATAGGTGCAGGGATACGTTCCATGTTTGGGGGAGAAATCAAAGAGTATGTGAGCATGATGGAAGAAACCAGGGACGAAGCCCTGATGAGGGCCATTGACCATGCCAAAGCAATGGGTGCCAACGCCATAATCAGTGCCAGGTATGATTCCAATGATATTTCTGATATTATGCAGGAGATATTGGTTTATGGAACCGCTGTAGTAGCTCAAAAGGTTGAATGAACAATTTCACAAGAATAAATGAAGATTTGAATTACAATTTAAGGAAAATCATGAAAATTGAATGCAATAAAAATTTATTTTGAAGATTCGAATGTTTCAAGGTTATCTAAAAATCAGTGGAGTAGATGTGCCCAGAACTTTACTGGGGACTTCCCCCTTTATTGGAGCACCACAGTTCGGACACCGCGCCCGACTTTACCTCCTGGATCTCTACCGAAAACCAGAGGCCATGGCCCGTATTATTATAAAATCTTATGAGTTAGGAGTAAGAGGAATACAACTCCTCCCCTATCCTCCGGTAGTAGAAGCTCTGGAGATGGCACGCCATGAGGGTTTTCCCATGGATATTGTGGCCACTATCCGGCCCGAGAGTGAAGGAAACCTTGGTGACATTGAACTTCTGAAAAGTCTTGATGCGAAGGCCATGTTGTTACACGCATCCATTACTGATCAACACAATTGGGAGTTATTAGGGGAAAAACTGGATGAAGTAAATGATGCAGGAGCAATACCTGGATTGGTTACCCACATGCCCTTTAAAACCACTGCTGAACTTCTTGATTCGCCTATTCTGGATGATTTCCAGATTTACGCAGTTCCTGTTAACCGCCTGGGATATTTAATGGATTGTGATACCCACGGGCCCGAGGAAAGGGCCCAGTTAAGGGAGATTCTCATGAAAATGAATAAAACAATTCTGGCCAAGAAAGTGTTAGCTGCCGGTATAATGACGCCTGACGACGCTTTTGATTATCTAAAAACATTAGATTTCGTGGATATGGTTGCTGTGGGGATTGCTTCTGAGGATGAAGCCCAAGAAACGTTCATTAAACTGGCTGAAAGATGAGGCTGAAAGATGAAATATTGAAAAATGATCTAAATTATGGAAATAATCTTTTTGCTAGTAATATAATATTATTAAATAATACAATTAAAAATAATATTGATTACATTTACTTAATTACATTCCCTTCTTTCAGCCAGCATCTTAAAAAATTCGGCAGGACTTTTCATTTCCCCAATTTCCCAGCTGTGAACTACAGGAACACCATCAATACACTTCACTTTCTTCTTTTTCTCCAGAATGAAAACCGCTTCAGTGCCAATAACTGCTGAAAGATCATTCAAGTTAGTTGCCATCCTCTGCAGAACTTTTTGATTCCTGTTTTTCTCAAGATCTGTGATTAAGGGCTCTTTTTTATCCTGAATCTTCGAATTATGAATCTTTGAATGAACATCCAAATCACCTATTTCGGGTTTAGCCAGGGCATCGAAGGGTGTTCGGTTAGTGTTAATCACACCAAAACCAAGATCAACCAGTTCCCGGGGCTCACCTTCCCCTGTTTCAGGGGTTTTTGGTTTTTGAGGTGTTTGGAATAGATTAACAGAAAGGGTGATCTTCATGTTCAGAATGCTTTCCAGTAAAAATGCAGTTTCAGGTTGTGCCCTAGCCCGACCAGTCTCATATTTGTACAGGGTTTCCCTGGAAATGTGGGCCTGATCAGCCAGATCCTTCAGGGAAAGATTCTGCTCTTCGCGTACTTCCTTAACTATCTGTCCATCGATTTGAACGTAGTAACCACCCCTACCCGCGAATATTTCCGGAAATATTCCCTCCACCACAATATTACGTAGAGTGGTGGGAGCTATAACTGGTATTCCATGACGTTCATATACCACATCTTCTTCTAGAATTTCATTTTTAGATTTAAGTCCAATTAGTAGTGGTGATGCCAGGAAAGTGTGAGCTACTCTTTTAATTTCCTGAGCATGAGCTGGACTGAAAGCATCTACATTAACCAGCACTTTCATTAAAAGTAATATTAGTTCCCTGCGGGCCACCAGATCAAAACAACTCCGATCATATATATTAGAAGTGTCAAAACCATGCTTTAATAAAAGCTCATTGATCTCGTTAATTATATGATCTCTGTTGGA
This is a stretch of genomic DNA from Methanobacteriaceae archaeon. It encodes these proteins:
- a CDS encoding heavy metal-binding domain-containing protein codes for the protein MVSVDEYIIVSSNYIPGYEITETKGFVYGLTVRSRGVGGQIGAGIRSMFGGEIKEYVSMMEETRDEALMRAIDHAKAMGANAIISARYDSNDISDIMQEILVYGTAVVAQKVE
- a CDS encoding transcriptional regulator; its protein translation is MPSNRDHIINEINELLLKHGFDTSNIYDRSCFDLVARRELILLLMKVLVNVDAFSPAHAQEIKRVAHTFLASPLLIGLKSKNEILEEDVVYERHGIPVIAPTTLRNIVVEGIFPEIFAGRGGYYVQIDGQIVKEVREEQNLSLKDLADQAHISRETLYKYETGRARAQPETAFLLESILNMKITLSVNLFQTPQKPKTPETGEGEPRELVDLGFGVINTNRTPFDALAKPEIGDLDVHSKIHNSKIQDKKEPLITDLEKNRNQKVLQRMATNLNDLSAVIGTEAVFILEKKKKVKCIDGVPVVHSWEIGEMKSPAEFFKMLAERRECN